The following coding sequences lie in one Rutidosis leptorrhynchoides isolate AG116_Rl617_1_P2 chromosome 6, CSIRO_AGI_Rlap_v1, whole genome shotgun sequence genomic window:
- the LOC139854851 gene encoding uncharacterized protein, translated as MVFEASSELISEFFIAIWGIWKSSREESIIITVYGPHDDVNKWKMWESLDNILGIDDVSWVFCGDFNEVRDNTERLNCEFLESRAKRFNEFIERHGLVDVPLGGQKFARVSKDGRKMRKLDRFLVSNNFLALWSDIKVVALDRGLSGHCLIVLSNGDINFRLKPFKVFDEWFRVEGVEKLIEQSWVEELGGNRKDCIFRNKFKRLKGCLKDWSKGEFRNSDADISEAKMVAMELEIKVQTCVLSNEEYDRWLGSRKKWLEKEKIKTGMLKQKARVKWTIDGDENPKYFHNSIKRNYNKNNIRGICVNGNWCEDPDTIKENAFNHFKNIFEEKNVSRPSLEDFHYPSLSME; from the coding sequence ATGGTATTTGAAGCTAGTAGTGAACTCATTAGTGAATTTTTTATTGCAATTTGGGGTATTTGGAAAAGTTCGAGGGAAGAATCCATCATTATTACTGTTTATGGGCCGCATGATGATGTGAACAAATGGAAAATGTGGGAGTCGTTAGATAATATATTGGGGATTGATGATGTTTCGTGGGTGTTTTGTGGCGATTTTAATGAGGTTAGGGATAATACCGAAAGACTTAATTGCGAATTCCTTGAAAGTAGGGCAAAACGTTTTAATGAGTTTATTGAAAGACATGGACTTGTTGATGTGCCCCTAGGTGGCCAAAAGTTTGCAAGAGTAAGTAAAGATGGTCGCAAGATGAGAAAACTAGATCGGTTTCTTGTGTCAAATAACTTCCTTGCTTTATGGTCGGACATTAAGGTGGTTGCGTTGGATAGGGGTTTATCGGGTCATTGTCTGATTGTATTGTCGAATGGTGATATTAATTTCAGGCTAAAGCCATTCAAGGTGTTTGATGAGTGGTTCCGGGTGGAGGGGGTGGAAAAATTAATCGAACAATCTTGGGTAGAAGAATTAGGTGGTAATAGGAAAGATTGCATTTTTCGTAACAAATTTAAAAGACTAAAAGGTTGCTTGAAAGATTGGAGCAAAGGtgagttcagaaattcagatgccGATATTAGTGAGGCCAAAATGGTGGCGATGGAGCTTGAAATAAAAGTTCAGACGTGTGTGTTATCCAATGAGGAGTATGACCGTTGGCTTGGATCGAGGAAAAAGTGGCTTGAGAAAGAGAAAATAAAGACCGGAATGTTGAAGCAAAAAGCGAGGGTTAAGTGGACAATCGATGGAGATGAAAATCctaaatattttcataactctatAAAGCGCAACTACAACAAAAATAATATTCGTGGAATTTGTGTTAATGGTAATTGGTGTGAAGACCCGGATACGATTAAAGAGAACGCGTTTAATCACTTTAAAAATATCTTCGAGGAAAAGAATGTTTCGAGACCAAGTCTAGAGGATTTCCATTATCCTTCGCTCTCCATGGAATAG